A genomic stretch from Prochlorococcus marinus str. MIT 9312 includes:
- a CDS encoding ribonuclease catalytic domain-containing protein translates to MKDLTNLKTYIIDSENPHEVDDAISLEIKNGNTKKLWIHISNPCKFFLHDSNVDLDARLKNSSLYLTDQYVPMLPKNILEKANLAQNKISETISGAIEFNDDGSIHNYEITEAKIKPKYQLTYEDANEILELEPKEEIELIEIKNLLEKSISFRKKQGAIIFESPNSKIKLYKDKIILKKLDKTISQSIVSESMILMGYVTSLFIDKYNLAAAFRIQKLNCKPHEILNRYNDSEIKYIILKQYMGRSYITTKPGIHESLGLKMYVQCTSPLRRYLDLIIQRQVYNKINDYELLSIKSVSEIIDYSKNRQSENNNIFKNDKFKYLKLFFMNEKKPFYKIIFVKWINHKRNIALVYFPDYSLEILITLFVSIEIYSNKIYKVKYIINDSNLLEFIY, encoded by the coding sequence TTGAAAGATTTAACTAATTTAAAAACATATATTATTGACTCTGAAAATCCACATGAAGTCGATGATGCTATTTCCTTAGAAATAAAAAATGGAAATACAAAAAAACTATGGATACACATTAGTAATCCATGCAAGTTTTTTTTGCATGACTCTAATGTTGATCTCGATGCAAGATTGAAAAATAGCAGTTTATATTTGACAGATCAATATGTTCCAATGCTACCTAAGAATATTCTTGAAAAGGCAAATCTAGCTCAAAATAAAATTTCAGAAACTATTAGTGGAGCAATAGAATTCAACGACGATGGTTCAATTCATAATTATGAAATAACTGAAGCAAAAATAAAACCAAAATATCAATTAACATATGAAGATGCAAATGAAATATTAGAATTAGAACCTAAAGAAGAAATAGAATTAATTGAGATAAAAAATTTATTAGAAAAAAGTATTTCATTCAGAAAAAAACAAGGAGCAATTATATTTGAAAGTCCTAATAGTAAAATTAAATTATATAAGGATAAAATTATACTAAAAAAACTAGATAAAACAATATCACAATCTATAGTTTCAGAATCAATGATATTAATGGGTTATGTAACAAGTTTATTTATAGATAAATATAATTTAGCAGCTGCTTTTAGGATCCAAAAGTTAAATTGCAAACCACATGAAATACTTAATAGATACAATGATAGTGAAATTAAATATATAATATTAAAACAATATATGGGAAGAAGTTATATAACAACTAAGCCCGGTATCCATGAATCACTAGGCCTTAAAATGTATGTACAATGTACTTCACCATTAAGAAGATATCTTGATTTAATTATACAAAGACAAGTATATAATAAAATCAATGATTACGAACTTCTAAGTATAAAATCAGTCTCTGAAATTATTGATTATTCAAAGAATAGACAATCAGAGAATAATAATATATTTAAAAATGATAAATTTAAGTATTTAAAATTATTTTTTATGAATGAAAAAAAACCTTTTTATAAAATAATATTTGTTAAGTGGATCAATCATAAAAGAAATATTGCTTTGGTTTATTTTCCAGATTATTCACTAGAAATACTTATTACTCTTTTTGTATCAATAGAAATATATAGTAATAAAATATATAAAGTCAAATATATTATAAATGATAGTAATCTTTTAGAATTTATTTATTAA
- a CDS encoding YkgJ family cysteine cluster protein, producing MKSWTCIENCGACCKFNLNERTEITDKLNKEDIELINSMTAKDGWCKNLDRENKKCLIYETRPHFCRVNEFSTSFEGYFKYGDKFLIDCCKQHISSNYGYKSKEMKNFKKAVSEK from the coding sequence ATGAAATCATGGACATGTATAGAAAATTGCGGAGCTTGTTGTAAATTCAACTTGAACGAAAGAACTGAAATAACTGACAAACTTAACAAAGAAGATATAGAATTAATAAATTCAATGACAGCTAAAGACGGATGGTGTAAAAATTTAGATAGAGAAAATAAAAAATGCTTAATTTATGAAACAAGACCTCACTTTTGCCGTGTAAATGAATTTTCAACTTCTTTTGAAGGATATTTTAAATATGGAGATAAATTTCTTATAGATTGCTGTAAACAGCATATTTCCTCAAATTATGGATACAAAAGTAAAGAGATGAAAAATTTTAAAAAGGCAGTTTCAGAAAAATGA
- a CDS encoding TMEM165/GDT1 family protein, producing the protein MNSKLENKENNIEKSFLSIFITTFTTIFIAELGDKTQIATLMLSAESGKPIIVFLGSSLALISSSVVGVLIGKWLSKKISPSKFALFTGALMIIISLFLSYETLKNYL; encoded by the coding sequence ATGAACAGTAAATTAGAAAATAAGGAGAACAATATAGAAAAAAGTTTCTTATCTATATTTATTACAACTTTTACAACAATTTTTATTGCTGAACTTGGAGATAAAACCCAGATAGCAACACTAATGCTTTCTGCTGAATCGGGGAAGCCAATAATTGTTTTTCTTGGAAGTTCTCTTGCTTTAATAAGTTCTAGTGTAGTAGGAGTTCTTATTGGTAAATGGTTATCTAAAAAAATATCTCCAAGTAAATTTGCTTTATTTACAGGTGCTTTAATGATAATAATAAGTTTATTTTTATCCTATGAAACTCTCAAAAATTATTTATAA
- a CDS encoding peroxiredoxin, producing MSLRVGQEAPDFTATAVYDQEFKEITLSGLRGKWVVLFFYPLDFTFVCPTEITAFSDRYQDFSSIDAEILGVSVDSKHCHLAWIQTPRNEGGIGDINYPLVSDLKREICQAYNVLNDDGEADRGLFLINPEGIVMHTTVNKAPVGRNVDETLRILQGYQYVAANPDEVCPANWTPGEKTMLEDPKGSKEYFSAL from the coding sequence ATGAGCTTAAGAGTTGGACAAGAAGCACCAGATTTCACTGCTACAGCAGTATACGATCAAGAGTTTAAGGAAATTACACTTTCAGGTCTAAGAGGTAAGTGGGTTGTTTTATTCTTTTACCCATTAGACTTTACATTTGTATGTCCAACTGAGATCACAGCATTTAGTGATAGATATCAAGATTTCTCATCAATTGATGCGGAAATACTTGGTGTATCAGTTGATAGCAAACACTGTCATTTAGCTTGGATACAAACTCCGAGAAATGAGGGTGGAATAGGTGATATTAACTACCCATTAGTTTCTGATTTAAAAAGAGAAATTTGCCAGGCATATAACGTTTTAAATGATGATGGTGAAGCAGATAGAGGTTTATTTCTCATCAATCCTGAAGGAATAGTTATGCATACGACTGTTAACAAAGCTCCTGTAGGTAGAAATGTTGATGAAACATTAAGAATCCTTCAAGGCTATCAATACGTCGCTGCAAACCCCGATGAAGTATGTCCTGCAAACTGGACCCCCGGGGAGAAGACAATGTTAGAGGACCCTAAAGGTAGTAAAGAATATTTTTCTGCGCTATAG
- a CDS encoding methionine--tRNA ligase has protein sequence MTFVITTPLYYVNDKPHLGSVYTTIICDSIARYKRLVGEDVIFITGVDEHGLKIQRTANEKGIEPKSHCDEISEVFNINWKNWNISFDKFIRTSSKNHEFVVNEFYERVKSSDDIYMGVQKGWYCVGCEEFKDNPENSSTYKCPIHQKNLEWKNEENLFFRLSKYQKEIEKIINEPSFIEPIERKNEIINFVSRGLKDFSISRTNVSWGIPVPGYDNHTFYVWFDALLGYVSAISSDTSDNSLERSINGGWPADVHLIGKDILRFHAVYWPAMLISANMKVPKKVFGHGFLTREGQKMGKSLGNVLDPDLLLSKYGNDPVRWYLIKDISLGNDGDFQHKRFVDIINNDLANTIGNLLNRTSSMSRKWFGNKVPNNENIINENKLENYAKISVKNYIHNFDIYKLDLAANEVLSLAINTNLYLNDNQPWMLIKEIDNLPLVKEIIYNVLESTRIIGLLLIPILPELSTKINEQLGSIYRKEIPWKQQLKWGLLVSNSSLPKPSPIINKLEYE, from the coding sequence ATGACTTTTGTCATTACTACACCTTTATACTATGTTAATGACAAACCTCATTTAGGAAGTGTATATACAACAATAATTTGTGACTCGATAGCTAGGTATAAAAGACTTGTAGGTGAAGATGTTATTTTCATTACTGGTGTTGATGAACATGGTTTAAAAATACAAAGAACAGCTAATGAAAAGGGTATTGAACCAAAATCACATTGTGATGAAATCTCAGAAGTATTTAATATTAATTGGAAAAATTGGAATATATCCTTTGATAAATTTATAAGGACAAGCTCAAAAAATCATGAATTTGTTGTTAATGAATTTTATGAAAGAGTAAAATCATCAGATGATATCTATATGGGAGTTCAAAAAGGTTGGTATTGTGTCGGTTGTGAAGAATTTAAAGATAATCCAGAAAACTCATCAACATACAAGTGTCCCATACATCAAAAAAATTTAGAATGGAAAAATGAAGAAAATCTCTTTTTTAGGCTTTCGAAATATCAAAAAGAAATTGAAAAAATAATCAACGAACCTTCTTTTATAGAGCCAATAGAAAGAAAGAATGAAATTATAAATTTTGTTTCTAGAGGTTTAAAGGATTTTTCAATTTCAAGAACAAATGTCTCATGGGGAATTCCTGTCCCTGGTTACGATAACCATACGTTTTATGTATGGTTTGATGCTTTACTTGGATATGTAAGTGCCATTAGTTCTGATACATCAGATAATTCATTGGAAAGATCAATTAATGGAGGATGGCCAGCTGATGTTCATTTAATTGGTAAGGATATACTGAGATTCCATGCTGTATATTGGCCTGCAATGCTCATTTCTGCGAATATGAAAGTCCCTAAAAAAGTTTTCGGGCATGGGTTTCTTACAAGAGAGGGGCAAAAAATGGGTAAAAGCTTGGGAAATGTACTCGACCCTGATTTATTGCTTTCTAAATATGGAAATGATCCTGTGAGGTGGTACCTCATTAAAGATATATCACTAGGTAATGATGGAGATTTTCAACATAAAAGATTTGTTGACATTATCAATAATGACTTAGCCAATACAATTGGTAATTTACTAAATAGAACATCATCTATGTCTAGAAAATGGTTTGGCAATAAAGTGCCAAATAATGAAAATATTATAAATGAAAATAAATTAGAGAATTATGCCAAAATTTCAGTTAAAAACTATATACATAACTTTGATATTTACAAATTAGATCTAGCAGCTAATGAAGTGCTTAGCCTAGCCATAAATACAAATTTGTATTTGAATGATAATCAACCATGGATGTTAATAAAAGAGATTGATAATTTACCTCTTGTTAAAGAAATTATTTACAATGTATTAGAAAGTACCCGAATAATAGGATTATTATTAATACCTATATTACCCGAATTATCAACAAAAATTAACGAGCAACTTGGTTCAATATACAGAAAAGAAATTCCTTGGAAACAACAATTAAAATGGGGATTATTAGTTAGTAACTCAAGCCTTCCTAAACCCTCACCAATAATAAATAAGCTTGAGTATGAATAA
- a CDS encoding tRNA (cytidine(34)-2'-O)-methyltransferase, whose translation MEVTLFEPRIPQNTGNIARSCAAFNIPLNLIEPLGFKLEDKYLKRAGLDYWPLVTVNKYANFKKFLASKQTKRIISFSKKNGIYLKDFKFQEDDVLLFGREDSGLPDLIIDNSDYLISIFMPNLQTENNDQKGVRSLNLSVACGIAIYEAHKQINSQNGN comes from the coding sequence TTGGAAGTCACTCTATTTGAACCTAGAATCCCTCAAAATACTGGTAATATTGCCAGATCATGTGCTGCATTTAATATACCTTTAAATCTTATAGAGCCCTTAGGTTTTAAACTAGAAGATAAATATTTAAAAAGAGCAGGATTAGACTATTGGCCTCTAGTTACTGTTAATAAGTATGCAAATTTTAAAAAATTTTTAGCTTCAAAACAAACTAAAAGAATAATTTCTTTTAGTAAAAAGAATGGAATATATTTGAAAGACTTTAAATTTCAGGAAGATGATGTTTTGCTATTTGGGAGAGAAGATTCAGGATTGCCAGATTTAATTATTGATAATAGTGACTATTTAATATCAATATTTATGCCAAATTTACAAACTGAAAACAATGATCAGAAAGGTGTTAGGAGTCTAAATCTTTCTGTAGCATGCGGTATTGCTATATATGAGGCTCATAAACAAATAAATTCTCAAAATGGTAATTAA
- a CDS encoding cofactor assembly of complex C subunit B, producing the protein MGFNGKSLILIGTILFIFQIANFFSIETITPELERAQVLAAIASIIIILIGFLFKQFEPLAGEKADLKGETKFFFEKNIPDEVIDELAWGSEAILTSTAAAAILIHNDGVNILRRGITSSNEFKPGETCLRSIKDMKLISLANTKFYPGRDEFFNFCADIPSILIVPINKQAFILIGGWSAKCFSKSDEKWINNWSKKINNIFSKNNI; encoded by the coding sequence ATGGGATTCAATGGAAAATCTTTAATATTAATCGGAACAATACTCTTTATTTTTCAGATAGCAAATTTCTTTTCAATAGAAACAATTACTCCTGAGCTTGAAAGAGCTCAAGTGTTAGCTGCAATAGCTTCAATAATTATTATTTTGATTGGTTTCTTATTTAAACAATTCGAGCCTTTAGCTGGTGAGAAAGCTGATTTAAAAGGAGAAACTAAGTTTTTCTTCGAAAAAAACATTCCGGATGAAGTTATTGATGAACTTGCATGGGGATCTGAAGCGATATTAACTTCTACTGCAGCAGCAGCAATATTAATCCATAATGATGGAGTAAATATATTAAGAAGAGGAATTACTTCAAGTAATGAGTTTAAACCTGGAGAAACTTGTCTGAGATCAATAAAAGATATGAAGTTAATATCATTGGCAAACACTAAATTTTATCCAGGAAGAGATGAATTTTTTAATTTTTGTGCCGATATTCCATCTATCTTAATTGTTCCCATTAATAAACAGGCTTTTATATTGATAGGAGGCTGGAGTGCTAAGTGTTTTAGTAAGTCTGATGAAAAATGGATAAATAATTGGTCGAAAAAAATTAATAATATTTTTTCAAAAAATAATATTTAA
- a CDS encoding HAD hydrolase-like protein, producing the protein MNTNLEGVYWDLDGTIANTELEAHLPAFNNAFKDLSINWNWDAKKYIELLKINGGKNRIAYYSKSNNDNFSEDLIFKIHERKQFHYLEIIKKNCVEFKTGVFRLIKELHRKKVRQFIVTSSSRKQVDLLLEYLFNGFNPFEFIISSEDVELKKPNPLPYFKAIQLSGIKENNSIVFEDSNPGLKSSLAANLPTIFVPSNIPIVLDENIKLDCILNSLGDDNNVANVIKGPKLKKSYVDHSFLSDYLMTVNNAKN; encoded by the coding sequence GTGAATACTAATCTCGAGGGTGTTTATTGGGATTTAGATGGTACTATCGCAAATACTGAATTAGAGGCTCATTTACCTGCTTTTAATAATGCCTTTAAAGACCTTTCTATTAATTGGAATTGGGACGCAAAAAAATACATAGAACTTCTGAAAATAAATGGGGGCAAAAATAGGATTGCTTACTACTCTAAATCAAATAATGATAACTTTTCTGAAGATTTGATTTTCAAAATTCATGAAAGAAAACAGTTTCATTATCTAGAAATAATAAAAAAAAATTGCGTTGAATTTAAAACTGGTGTTTTTAGATTAATAAAGGAATTACATAGAAAAAAAGTAAGACAATTTATTGTTACTTCAAGTTCAAGAAAACAAGTTGATTTACTTCTTGAATATCTATTTAATGGCTTCAATCCCTTTGAGTTCATTATTTCAAGTGAAGATGTTGAATTAAAGAAACCAAATCCATTACCTTATTTTAAGGCAATTCAATTAAGTGGTATAAAAGAAAATAACTCAATAGTTTTCGAAGACTCTAATCCAGGATTGAAATCTTCCTTAGCAGCTAATTTACCGACAATTTTTGTTCCTTCAAATATCCCAATAGTTCTTGATGAAAATATTAAATTAGATTGTATTTTAAACAGTCTTGGTGATGATAATAATGTGGCAAACGTAATCAAAGGTCCTAAACTAAAAAAATCATATGTTGACCATAGCTTCCTAAGTGATTATTTAATGACTGTTAATAATGCAAAAAACTAA
- the rpmF gene encoding 50S ribosomal protein L32, with product MAVPKKKKSKSKRNHRHAVWKGKAAIAAQKAISLGKSVLTGKAQGFVYPIEEEEEE from the coding sequence ATGGCTGTACCAAAGAAGAAAAAATCAAAGAGCAAAAGGAACCATAGGCACGCTGTCTGGAAAGGAAAAGCAGCAATAGCAGCTCAAAAAGCAATATCTTTAGGTAAATCAGTTTTAACTGGTAAAGCCCAAGGATTTGTTTATCCTATTGAAGAAGAAGAAGAAGAATAG
- a CDS encoding DUF565 domain-containing protein, with product MQKTNFSRITYKLNNLLFGFLSDTWRSKSISLISVLTGYFLFANFLTKFISEGKNELIMVPIIIVFIEIIIRIKPSSSSKFYDVWSVIDKLRIGAIYAVILEAFKLGS from the coding sequence ATGCAAAAAACTAATTTTTCAAGAATTACCTACAAATTAAATAATTTACTTTTTGGTTTTCTAAGTGATACTTGGAGGTCAAAATCTATTAGTCTAATTTCAGTATTGACAGGTTATTTTTTGTTCGCAAATTTTCTTACAAAATTTATATCTGAAGGTAAAAATGAGTTAATAATGGTTCCAATAATTATCGTTTTTATTGAAATTATTATAAGAATCAAGCCTTCCTCAAGTTCAAAATTTTATGATGTATGGTCCGTAATTGATAAATTAAGAATCGGTGCAATTTATGCCGTTATACTTGAGGCATTTAAATTAGGATCATAA
- the rpmG gene encoding 50S ribosomal protein L33 produces the protein MAKKGTRVVVTLECTEARTSTDPKRSNGVSRYTTEKNRRNTTERLELKKFNPHLNRMTIHKEIK, from the coding sequence ATGGCTAAAAAAGGGACAAGAGTTGTAGTGACCCTGGAATGTACTGAAGCTAGGACAAGCACAGATCCTAAGAGATCAAATGGTGTCTCAAGATATACTACTGAAAAGAATCGTAGAAATACAACTGAAAGATTAGAACTAAAAAAGTTTAATCCTCATTTAAATAGAATGACAATACACAAAGAAATAAAGTAA
- a CDS encoding bifunctional adenosylcobinamide kinase/adenosylcobinamide-phosphate guanylyltransferase — translation MNSKDLNIKDYLSHIIFITGGTKSGKSEFAEHLAKEVKKLSYVALSENNIDDKEWQEKINIHRNRRPKYWKLIETTDLLNTLSKEDGPLLIDSIGGFVMENIGKEHNEWSTKMYSLINLLIKRKSITFIVGEQVGWSLVSEYKIGNTYIERIGELQKRITKISKDNWLAINGRAIKIDDISLEIPA, via the coding sequence ATGAATTCCAAGGATTTAAATATTAAAGATTATTTATCTCATATTATTTTTATTACAGGAGGAACAAAGAGTGGTAAAAGTGAATTCGCAGAGCATCTAGCAAAGGAAGTAAAAAAATTATCATATGTTGCCTTATCTGAAAACAATATTGATGATAAAGAATGGCAAGAAAAAATTAATATACATAGAAACAGAAGGCCGAAATATTGGAAGTTAATTGAAACCACAGATCTATTAAATACATTAAGCAAAGAAGATGGTCCATTATTAATAGACTCGATTGGTGGATTTGTTATGGAAAATATTGGAAAAGAACATAATGAATGGTCAACAAAGATGTATTCTCTTATAAATCTTTTAATAAAAAGAAAAAGCATAACATTTATTGTTGGAGAACAAGTAGGTTGGAGTTTGGTCTCTGAATATAAAATTGGTAATACTTATATTGAAAGAATCGGCGAACTTCAAAAGAGAATAACCAAAATATCCAAAGATAATTGGCTGGCAATAAATGGCAGAGCAATCAAAATAGATGATATAAGTTTAGAAATACCTGCTTAA
- the ftsH gene encoding ATP-dependent zinc metalloprotease FtsH, protein MFRSKFSYSNSRSSYSDLLEDIEAGKIESIFFYPRQREIDVLYKNGDKFKIPILYNDQLILEKATENKVELTVNNSRKEASAANSFASISLFLIFILAIVLILRSTSKLASRAFGFTKNKAKFLTIDDVDTRFDDVAGVPEAAEELKEVITFLKEPKKFENLGAKVPKGVLLIGPPGTGKTLLAKAIAGESGVPFLSISASEFVELFVGVGASRVRELFFKAKEKSPCIIFIDEIDSIGRQRGSGIGGGNDEREQTLNQLLTELDGFADNSGIIVLAATNRPDILDAALLRPGRFDRKIEVMLPDLDGRKKILSVHSLPKPLSKEVDLGYWASRTVGFSGADLANLMNESAIHCARDESKLISDLHIENALDKITIGLRSSLTSSSNMKKIIAYNEVGRAIVSAVRNGIESVDKITILPRSGSLGGYTKMCPDEDVISSGLISKKLLFSKIEIALAGRAAETIVFGESEITQCSINDISYATNIVREMVTKYGFSIIGPISMDSDNNELFLGDGLFTRKPLIAENTCSRIDNEIIKISKNSLNNSIEILKKNRVLLDKLVDILLIQETIDKKVFKLTTSKLLKV, encoded by the coding sequence GTGTTTAGATCAAAATTCTCATATTCAAATTCTAGATCAAGTTATTCAGATCTTCTAGAGGATATAGAGGCGGGAAAAATAGAATCAATATTTTTCTATCCTAGACAAAGAGAAATTGATGTTCTGTATAAAAATGGCGACAAATTTAAAATACCTATCCTTTACAACGATCAATTAATCCTAGAAAAGGCTACTGAAAATAAAGTTGAACTTACAGTTAATAATAGTAGAAAAGAAGCCTCAGCTGCTAATTCATTTGCTTCAATCAGTCTTTTCCTGATTTTTATATTAGCTATAGTCCTAATCTTGAGGAGTACATCAAAATTAGCTTCTAGAGCCTTTGGTTTTACCAAAAATAAAGCTAAATTTCTAACTATTGATGATGTTGACACGAGATTCGATGATGTAGCTGGTGTTCCTGAAGCCGCGGAGGAATTAAAAGAGGTAATAACTTTTTTGAAAGAACCAAAAAAATTTGAAAATTTAGGAGCAAAAGTTCCTAAGGGAGTACTTTTAATTGGCCCTCCTGGAACAGGTAAAACATTATTGGCTAAAGCAATTGCCGGTGAATCAGGAGTTCCTTTTCTCTCAATATCGGCATCAGAATTTGTAGAACTTTTTGTTGGTGTTGGCGCAAGCCGAGTCCGGGAGTTATTTTTTAAGGCTAAAGAAAAATCTCCTTGCATAATTTTTATTGATGAAATTGATTCTATTGGTAGGCAAAGAGGATCTGGGATTGGAGGTGGAAATGATGAAAGAGAACAAACCCTTAATCAGCTTCTAACTGAGTTGGATGGTTTTGCCGATAATTCAGGGATTATTGTTTTAGCCGCAACAAATAGACCAGATATTTTGGATGCAGCATTATTAAGACCAGGAAGATTTGATAGGAAAATAGAAGTTATGCTCCCAGATTTAGATGGAAGAAAAAAAATTCTTTCAGTTCATTCACTTCCAAAACCACTTTCAAAGGAAGTTGACTTAGGATATTGGGCTTCAAGAACAGTTGGATTTTCTGGAGCAGATCTTGCAAATTTGATGAACGAGAGTGCTATTCATTGTGCAAGAGATGAATCAAAATTAATCAGTGATCTTCATATAGAAAATGCTCTTGATAAAATTACAATTGGCCTGAGAAGTTCTTTAACAAGTTCTTCAAATATGAAGAAAATTATTGCTTATAACGAAGTAGGCAGAGCAATTGTTTCTGCTGTGAGAAATGGAATTGAATCAGTTGATAAAATAACAATTTTACCTAGATCTGGATCTCTAGGAGGATATACAAAAATGTGCCCTGACGAAGATGTAATTTCTAGTGGCTTGATTTCAAAAAAATTATTATTTTCGAAAATTGAAATCGCTCTAGCAGGAAGAGCCGCAGAAACGATAGTTTTTGGTGAAAGTGAAATTACACAATGCTCCATAAATGATATCTCTTATGCGACGAATATCGTAAGAGAAATGGTTACAAAATATGGATTTTCAATTATTGGTCCAATTTCAATGGACTCTGATAATAATGAATTGTTTTTGGGAGATGGATTATTTACAAGAAAGCCTCTCATAGCAGAAAATACTTGTTCTAGAATAGATAATGAAATTATAAAAATTTCTAAAAATTCATTAAATAATTCAATAGAAATTTTGAAGAAAAATAGAGTCTTACTAGATAAATTAGTTGATATACTTTTAATTCAAGAAACTATAGATAAAAAAGTTTTTAAATTAACAACTTCTAAATTGTTGAAAGTTTGA
- the clpS gene encoding ATP-dependent Clp protease adapter ClpS, protein MYNSPLTVLDNKKSKVKYPEARVIVLDDSFNTFQHVANCLLIIIPGMSENRAWDLTIKVDNTGSAEVWRGNLEQAELYHEQLVSKGLTMAPIDKT, encoded by the coding sequence ATGTATAATTCACCCCTTACAGTATTAGATAATAAGAAATCTAAAGTAAAATATCCAGAAGCGAGGGTAATAGTTCTTGATGATAGTTTTAATACTTTTCAACATGTCGCAAATTGTCTTCTGATAATCATCCCAGGTATGAGTGAAAATAGGGCATGGGATCTAACCATTAAAGTAGACAATACAGGTTCAGCAGAAGTATGGAGAGGAAATCTTGAACAGGCAGAGCTATATCATGAGCAACTTGTCAGCAAAGGTTTAACTATGGCTCCAATTGACAAAACATAA
- the lptC gene encoding LPS export ABC transporter periplasmic protein LptC, with the protein MNKIYRLLIFLPFFMLGCVPNIIEENKVIQKINTLDMNIFSQSGEKIYSITSPDSSYNITELKFKLKKPTINIFKGEETKYIISSEESTLSDNNKLLKLKGNVKLKTLKKDEDILYADTFIWNIEETNYLLEGNIRFENQNIILNSGKAILGSNNIIEFFNPVKYIIKDENNDNKYEINSENAYYNLNTESVSFKAKDKRVKSIIYF; encoded by the coding sequence ATGAATAAGATATATAGATTATTAATTTTCCTTCCTTTTTTTATGCTTGGTTGCGTACCAAATATCATTGAAGAAAATAAAGTAATACAAAAAATAAATACTTTAGATATGAATATTTTCTCTCAATCAGGAGAAAAAATATACTCAATTACCAGCCCAGACTCAAGTTATAATATTACTGAACTAAAATTTAAATTAAAAAAACCCACCATAAATATTTTCAAAGGAGAAGAGACTAAATATATTATTAGTTCAGAAGAATCTACATTATCAGACAATAATAAACTTCTTAAATTGAAAGGGAATGTAAAATTAAAAACTCTTAAGAAAGATGAGGATATATTATATGCCGATACTTTTATTTGGAATATAGAAGAGACTAACTATTTATTAGAGGGAAATATAAGATTTGAAAATCAAAATATCATCTTAAATTCAGGAAAAGCTATTTTAGGTTCTAATAACATAATTGAATTCTTCAATCCAGTAAAATATATAATAAAAGATGAAAATAACGATAATAAATATGAAATAAATTCAGAAAATGCTTACTATAATCTAAATACTGAATCTGTAAGTTTTAAAGCAAAAGATAAAAGAGTTAAATCAATAATATATTTTTAA
- the rpsR gene encoding 30S ribosomal protein S18: MPNSIFKKQLSPIKPGDPIDYKDVELLKKFITERGKILPRRMTGLTSKQQRDLTLAVKRARIVALLPFVNPEG; the protein is encoded by the coding sequence ATGCCTAATTCAATTTTTAAAAAACAATTATCACCTATCAAACCCGGAGATCCTATTGACTATAAGGATGTAGAACTACTAAAAAAATTCATAACTGAGAGGGGCAAAATCCTACCAAGAAGGATGACTGGTTTAACCTCAAAGCAACAAAGAGATCTTACATTAGCTGTAAAAAGAGCCCGAATTGTAGCTCTCTTACCCTTTGTAAATCCTGAAGGATAA